Genomic window (Notolabrus celidotus isolate fNotCel1 chromosome 15, fNotCel1.pri, whole genome shotgun sequence):
gagtctcatagtggggccgaatttgaactctttaagccctgaaacctgctgcgaacacaacaaacacacaggttacccattcacctgacacagagtgtaatgtgtactgcaaaagaacagataaattataaaaatgaagaaggtaaagttgactattttggacccctcagctccagcaggaacagtttgcttgctggacagtgttgtatgcaggggtgtagccctagtgttagtagttagtggatcatcttatagtgctctaagaagtctttatgaatctcaacaggcaaacaggaagtcatttttccctttgcaaagtcgttccgtgggccggatttgaacctcTGGCGATCctgttttggcccgcgggccgcatgtttgacacccctggtttagagtATAAAAATTCATAAAGAGACAGCATCACTAAAACTTACAGATACAAATGTTTTAGTATAAAGGCTTAACTGATATCATTCAGGCTAAAGTATGCAGACAGTTCAGTGAAAATGATTCAGCACATGTAACTGAAGTGCAGTCATTAGTATTACATGATATAAAATAATAGCCTGAGCTTAATACAGCAACCTTAGGCAGAAATTTCCCTGCATGGGACGGGGTGATGTCAGGGGGATGATGCGGCACGATCCTCTACCTCCACTGCATCAAACAGCTGCTTTCCTATTGGCTGACAGGGATGCTGGGATGCTGCGCTGCCTGCAACGTCATCTGACCGGCAGCACGTTTATCTACCTCACCGGCTCAACATTCGTCCTAGGAATGAGGCAAGTGCTGATTTTGAGAAACACAGCTGCCACGCTCTGAAGACCGGACGCAGGTGAAGTCGAGACAGGACGTTCTCTGCCCGCATCCGCAGCGCACCATGAGGGAAATCGTTCACCTCCAGGCCGGCCAGTGCGGAAATCAGATCGGGGCCAAGGTACAACTATACCATTCAATGTAGGAAAATTGAAACGTAGAGGTATAATTGGATAATTTATGCAGAATGTCACACGTGTTGTTTCCCAGGgttgttttttctcttgaaaGAATTACAGACTCCGGGCACTTATGAACAAAAACATTGTGCTATCTCGGatgaaactaaaaaaacaaaggtttgAAGAAAGTTTGAGATTGGTACTTTACTGTTTATATAAATGCAGGGTGCGGTTCAGTGGGGTAGTGGCTGCAGTGATGTGGCCCACCTCTGCTGCGTGCCGTTTTCTCCCCAAGCAGATGCGCAATTACTAAAATAAGCCTGACGCACGTGCTGTAACTCGTTTTCACAACATGTTTTGTTGCCAAATGGCCCCCAACATGATTATGCGTGTCCCATTATAGTTCTGGGAAGTGATAAGTGATGAGCACGGCATCGATCCCACTGGTAGTTACCAAGGTGACAGTGACCTGCAGCTGGAGAGGATAAATGTCTACTACAATGAAGCCTCAGGTAGGGCAAATAAATGCATCTGACAAGGTTTGTCTTAAACATCAGTCTTGCATCTGTGTAGCATATCTCTAGGTAAAGCTTTGTTTTCATTGGTTATTGTCTTTGCATGACCTTAATGCTACATAGACACTAACTTCAATGCTACTGTATGCTCATGCCACTAATGTAGCAGCTGGGGAAAGTAGGTCCAAGCATGAGTGCAGAAGAAATTAGgacagtgaaaaataaaatctcccccccccctcctctctctctctctctctctctcgctctgtaGGGAGTACAGGTATCTGCAGTCTCTCTATAGCTGACCCTGCTCACTGTACCTCTTCTCATCTcagcaacacattttttctttgttgctttaAATCCACCTGTCATTTCTTGCCATTGCTATGctttaaaaagttaataaaaaaggTTCCGTATTCTTACAGCTCTGTGTGCTTTGAATAGATGCTTTCAGATGGACAAGTCAGGGCAGATCTCACTCCATGTTTAGTCATGACTGAGATCAAACACTGCCCACTCATCCACTCTTGATTAATAACAGGAGAGGAGATGCAGATAGCTTGAACAGCACATTAGGCTCTACTGGCTAACCCTGTCCTTTTTGCTAGCAGCAGACTTTATTGATCCTTTGTTTCCATGTTGCATGCAGACATCAGTGTCACCTTCTGGGTCAGTATTGCATGTAGATTGACACAGCATCCAATGAAATAAGTCCTGTGTAAATATTGAAAGAACAAGTCTGCCTAAACGATTGAGCAAAGTTAAGATTTACTCAAGCatgacaaagagagaaaaggaaatatGGACTGGGGCAggttatgtctttatttgaatgaacTCTGCAGAGCTCAGCACATTGAAAGCCCCACTGGTCTCAAATAAGCAGTGCAGCAtgctgcagcagtttgatgctAAGGGTTACAGACAGAGAGGGTGGGGCATAGTCAAGTGTGAGAAACAAACAATAGCATGTgcattgcatttttaaaaaatccagcTTGATGGTGAGGCTGAGGTAAAATGTGatacaaaaattaaattaaattggaCATCTGTTCATGTCCGAAGCCAAGTTTTTAGTTCTGACATCATACACTGAGACTGTTGATATCTTACTCCACCCTTCCCTCCATTAcgtctctctctgttccctctATCTTCTGCTCTTTTCCATCCAAAGGCAGCAAATTTGTCCCCCGTGCAATTCTGGTTGACCTCGAGCCAGGAACCATGGACTCAGTCCGCTCCGGGCCCTTCGGGCAGCTCTTCAGGCCTGACAACTTTGTCTTTGGTAAGTTGATAATATATCACAGTGTCATCACTAATCCTCAACAAACTGCAtgtacaatgtgtgtgtgtgtcagcagctgCTGTCTCAGCCAGTAAAACTGAGCTTAGTTTTACCTGACAGAGATGTATAGTACTTTACATGCCCAGCACAAAGCTTCTGCAGTCTCTCAGCGATGTGCCAGTCGTGTGACGTATCCTCCATGTGCAGCTgtgtcagactgagacagctcTAGTGGTGACTCAGCTAAAAAGAAATCCAATTGGAGATGATGCTGCAGTGCTGATTATGTCAAGCGTGGAAACAGGGGCCAACAAATTGAACAAAGAATGACTTTACACAATAAAGCAGCAATGTCTTTGAGCTTTACGACAATACACATATGGAGTGTTCTCTATCAATCCAGGATAAGGTTTTTTATTTACTCTTGTTAATGCTTATGCTATGCTTTCACACCAAAATACAAAGTTCTGTTAAATAGCCAGTCAAGAGGAAATTGAATGAGAATGAAATTATATttgaaacccccccccccccccccccccccccccccccatcaaacaaatattatacaataaaaaaagtgtgGCACTTGATTCCAGTCCCTTaaagcgctaagggactcatgttgagtgtaaacagccaaacagctgctctcagtctgtattttgatatagtacacagtagtataaatgtttagtatatagggatgcactaatgttttgccagtttgttctcagccggtcctcgcccttctcagtctcttttgtcagggttgaatgtgtccctctgacaacacccttggccccagcctagcctccccagtaaaattggtctagaactgccACTGCATACAATCCAATACAACCAAAAactatatttctttattttcagattttgttGATATATCAGAAAGGTGATGAATGTATTTAATCCTAATGGTCTGTTTTTAACTTTGGTGTGTGGGATATTTCAAAAGAAACTTAATTGACTATAGTCAAAGCTGTTTCCTGATTTAACTCAGTGATAGCACTCAGGCCAAGCTTGACAGTCAGACAGTGCGGTAattatttctatatatttttgttctgcCTCCGCAAGTTCCTTGCTCCTCAAAGTTCCTTGCTGCTTTCTTTGAGTACAGGAACTTAACAGTGGATCATATGGTGTTGAACATATCTGATATGTGGGGTACTTTAGAAAATAGGTCTGGAAGAACCGTTTGCCCCTTGAAAGTAGCTGCTGGTCTGTGTACTTTAGTTGAACGCAGCAAATACCTTTGTAGACAATGGTAGAGTATTTGTCAAACATGATTTATATTTACTCATTACATACATCATGCAGGTCAAAGTGGAGCAGGAAACAACTGGGCAAAGGGTCATTACACTGAGGGAGCCGAGCTGGTGGACTCGGTCCTGGACGTGGTGAGGAAGGAGTCAGAGAACTGCGACTGCCTCCAGGGCTTTCAGCTTACTCACTCACTGGGCGGAGGCACAGGTTCAGGAATGGGTACGCTCCTCATCAGCAAGATCCGTGAGGAGTACCCTGACCGCATCATGAACACCTTCAGCGTCATGCCTTCTCCAAAAGTGTCCGACACTGTGGTGGAGCCATACAACGCCACTCTTTCTGTCCACCAGCTTGTGGAAAACACAGATGAGACCTTCAGTATCGACAACGAGGCCCTGTACGATATCTGCTTCCGCACCCTGAAGCTGACAACCCCTACCTACGGAGACCTCAACCACCTGGTGTCAGCCACCATGAGCGGTGTGACCACTTGCCTCCGCTTCCCTGGACAACTGAACGCTGACCTCCGTAAACTAGCTGTCAACATGGTGCCCTTCCCCCGCCTGCATTTCTTCATGCCAGGGTTTGCACCCCTCACAAGCAGGGGCAGCCAGCAGTATCGTGCTCTCTCTGTCCCAGAGCTGACACAGCAAATGTTTGACGCCAAGAACATGATGGCGGCCTGCGACCCTCGTCACGGACGCTACCTGACCGTGGCAGCCATCTTCCGTGGGCGTATGTCGATGAAGGAAGTGGATGAACAGATGTTGAGCGTGCAGAACAAGAACAGCAGCTACTTCGTCGAGTGGATTCCAAACAACGTCAAGACAGCAGTTTGCGACATCCCTCCACGCGGCCTAAAGATGTCTGCCACTTTCATCGGCAACAGCACGGCCATTCAGGAGCTGTTCAGAAGGATCTCCGAGCAGTTCACGGCTATGTTCCGCCGCAAAGCCTTCCTGCACTGGTACACCGGAGAGGGAATGGATGAAATGGAGTTCACAGAGGCTGAGAGCAACATGAACGACCTGGTGTCCGAGTACCAGCAGTACCAGGACGCCACTGCTGACGAGATGGGCGAATATGAAGAGGATGAaatggaggatgaggaagaagtCCGCCATGATGTTCGCCACTGATGAAAGCACTGACATGACACTGAGCGAACCAGTTCGTCAAAATTGTAATTGTTGTTGGACAGTGAGATCATAAAAAGTACACTAGCAGTGTAGGTGTTCAACATATGGCGGAGTGCATTTCATGATGAAATACAGCTTTTTGGCTAAACTTATATCACATTTAGATATGGCTTCTACAGATAAAGATTATGAGTGGCGTTAGAACTTAAAAAATATGCAAGCACCATCATTAGCGGTTTTCAAAGTCATGCTATGCCAATAACAAGTACAGTCTTGTCCTAATacagttttttaacatttactccCACGTTTATTCACTGTCTCAAGTCTTGAATAAATTAGTCCTGACAATActttgtgtcatgtttttttatgattaaaagTATCAAAGGGAATATCCCTTTTAATTTATCACCATATATAGGTTGTACTTATGAAACTATAGCTTCATAAAGTGTGCATGAGAAATGCTTCTGTTGTGAGGTGTGTTtaggtgtgttttgttttgatcaaAGAGCTAATTCCTTTGTGATAAACAATGACTGTAGTTGTGGGGCTTccagtgtgatttttttctgaaagaaATATATACAACTTACCGGATTTCTCCTTTAATGTACTCTCTTTTGAAAGAGCAAATCATTAAGCTGCGCTATGACAAATTTTGTGCACAGAATCTCTTTAAAATTAAGAATGCAGACTTTGTCTATGAAACTGCATTTTGCAATTTAGAAAGCTGAGCCACATAAGACTTAGAGCTCAGCTTAAAGAATCTTGTTTTGATTGAGTTTTGCACAAGTATGTAAGCTATTGTGAAATCTTGATGTATTGCGTTACTCTGCAGATGAGCATCAGAAAGACGCACGTTCCAGCAACCAGGGAGGAGCCTGGCGACAGTAAGCAGAAAAATCTGTAcagaaaatgcaaagaaaataacTCATCACTGACAATCTGATGTACTTCACACCAGTATGACAGGGACATGATGACACTTGAGATGATGCTTGGGCTTCCTGACAGGACAGCGTGTGCATTTTGACAGACCTTGGCTGTTGAAGTACTCTCCAAGTGTTCACAGTTGAAAAATGTTCCACTACAAGCCACACCCAAGTCACGCCTGTCAACCCAAGAATTTTTTCCATTTGAGAGGTGAGTGAAAACATCTGCTTTGACATGACTGATAGCAAGACGAGCAAATCCTAGAGAAAAATTTAAACCAGAGAGCAGTGAGGTGATtcaaagcagctttttttgcCCTGAGGCAACCGGGGAAAAACTCTGTCATTCAAGGAAAAGGCAAACAAATTAATGTTATCAACTTGTCTCTCCTTTCAGAAAAATTTGATGCAAGAGCAGTTCGCTTAAAAAttgcttacattttttaaaaaaatgctctttttgaaaatggaaaaatcAATGTTTGTTGGGTAACATTATCTGGAGCAGATAGTTGTTTTGGAAATACTCAAGTATAAAACTAAAGTCTTTGGCAAAATACTTTAAAGTGCTCTGAAAGTTTTTATGGCGTTGAAATAAGTGAAAGCATACATATTCATAAATAAAAGGGGCATGCCACAAACTCAACCCAGTTTGATAAATGAGTGGAGCCatacctaaaaaaaaatagcaaagtgtttttcttttttttccaagaaCTGAGTAAGAAAAAGAAGCTCTGCAAAGTTGATAAAGGTACCCGCTACTAAACCTTCCAAAATTGTAACAAGTAGCCTGAGAACCAGTTCTTGCTCCATGCATAAGATTCATTGTAAACTTTCCCCTGACACAACAGAGTCATTATGCTGTAACAGATATAGTCATGTTTGGCCTGCATGGCTTCCTCAGAGACAGATAATGAACTACCTTCTTGACCCGCTCAAACAAACGTCCTCTTTGACACAAAATGAGTCAATGCCAACTTTCCTACCCTGGAtttttcaactcaactcaacctgTGAACAGTCATTATACCCCCATCTCCCTTTCTCTTACTTGTTGACTGACATCTGAGATACaggtaaaacatgtttttagacCTCTGTACATCCTTCTCCAGGTAACACCCGGTCACTCATGACAATCTCGAACTGATTTAATCctcaataagaaaaaaatgtgcttttgaactgtgcttCAGCTTTGGTTAGAAAGATGAAAACTAAACCAAAGAGCACACATCTAAAACCAGTCTTTGGTCATTTTTGGAGATGACTTGTGTACAAATCTATCAGGGAAATCTTGTCCTTGTTTACTTGAAGCTTGGCTGCATATTTTGAAGGCAGCAACAAGTGAACCTTGTATACCCATTTAACAGAGGAATGCAGGTGTCTTAGGAAACCTTGAAGGAGTAACCTTTTGCCCCTTTGACATCACTGAAGaactgacagaaaaatataCTCAAGGTTTTAAGGTCAGAAaggttcattttttaaacccCTAACAGACTCCACTTTCAGTATGTCTGGTTGCCATATGTACAtctaaatagaaaataaaataaattgtataTTTATGTAGTGATTTTTCAGTATTCTGTCTCACTCACACGGTCATAAACTGATGAGATCCTGCTTATCAGGATTTCATCCAATTCACATTCACACTAATGGCTATGCCTTCAGGAGCAATTTGGAGTTCTGTTTCCTGCCCAaggacacagagacactgaggAGCCAGGGATCAAACAGCCAGTCAACTAAAAAGCGAACAACCCTCTCGGCCTCCATCCAGCTGGCAccaaacaacattttcagttcAACCGAGCTTTACTGGTTTTACACATCAAAGCCAGGTAGAGGCGTTGTGAGTTGTGTAAAAAGCTGTATGGAACCAATGGTGTCATTGGAGTCAGTGTCAGCTGAGGTGATAGACAACAGTCCATAAGTCCACAAACTAAAAGAAATCATCAAGAACATTGGAGGTGATGGCTTACCACAACCTCTGTAGACTGCCCCTCATCTCTGCTCCAAGCTAGCAGCTGGAAGTTACAttagctgctgttagcaccACCAAATCGCAAACTTGTTGCATTGTATGGAATGAATAGAgagtttaaaatgacaaaataaagatGTCTCTGATCATGCTGGTTTTACTGAACAAGTGCTCTGCTGCCATTCTTTAAATCTGGTTTGAGTGTAGTTTGAGAAATACTGTAGCTATAAGTAGCTAGCATTCAGCTGTTTGTACTTTTTGTACAGAATTGAATAGACATGATATTCCAAGAAGCAACCTTAAATCTCATAATTGCACACATCATATTAATTCATCAAACTCTTTTAGAAAGAGTAATGTAAAATCCTGAATATAAGTCAGCAACATACACTTTTTACTGACTACTGTGGCAGCAGTGTAGCTCCTTTTAGTACCATCTGTATTTGCCATACTGCTAGCTAGCAGTACAAGAGTTTCAGCTCAGTCTACAGTAGAACTGATAGTTGAGGTACAGACTGATCCTAGCCCACAACCAGTTCACCCACACCATCTCCATCTGCTGGTCACTAAAATTTAGAAGGCTTTTCAATCAAGCCAGCACTccactggttttattttttacttaataGGACACCATGATTTCTTTATGTGTACAATTATAACCTAATGAGTGAGAAAAGTTATTCAAAAGTGGCACTACTAGAGTAATCCACCCTGCTTTGTATGCAACATGCTAATTGCAGAGCATAGGCTGCTTTCTTTTGGATGCTATCTCCTGGGTGAAGTACTGTGACACAATAAGAAACCTAAGACACCTGCATTCCTCTGTTAAATGGGTATACAAGGTTCACTTGTTGCTGCCTTCAAAATATGCAGCCAAGCTTCACGTAAACAAGGACAAGTTTTCCCTGATAGATTTGTACACAAGTCATCTCCAAAAATGACCAAAGACTGGTTTTAGATGTGTGCTCTTCGGCTGTGGCCTAGTTTTCATCTTTCTAACCAAAGCTGaagcacagttcaaaagcacatttttttcttattgagGATTAAATCAGTTCGAGATTGTCATGAGTGACCGGGTGTCACCTGG
Coding sequences:
- the LOC117826194 gene encoding tubulin beta-2A chain-like isoform X2 — protein: MREIVHLQAGQCGNQIGAKFWEVISDEHGIDPTGSYQGDSDLQLERINVYYNEASGSKFVPRAILVDLEPGTMDSVRSGPFGQLFRPDNFVFGQSGAGNNWAKGHYTEGAELVDSVLDVVRKESENCDCLQGFQLTHSLGGGTGSGMGTLLISKIREEYPDRIMNTFSVMPSPKVSDTVVEPYNATLSVHQLVENTDETFSIDNEALYDICFRTLKLTTPTYGDLNHLVSATMSGVTTCLRFPGQLNADLRKLAVNMVPFPRLHFFMPGFAPLTSRGSQQYRALSVPELTQQMFDAKNMMAACDPRHGRYLTVAAIFRGRMSMKEVDEQMLSVQNKNSSYFVEWIPNNVKTAVCDIPPRGLKMSATFIGNSTAIQELFRRISEQFTAMFRRKAFLHWYTGEGMDEMEFTEAESNMNDLVSEYQQYQDATADEMGEYEEDEMEDEEEVRHDVRH
- the LOC117826194 gene encoding tubulin beta chain-like isoform X1; translation: MREIVHLQAGQCGNQIGAKFWEVISDEHGIDPTGSYQGDSDLQLERINVYYNEASGSTGSKFVPRAILVDLEPGTMDSVRSGPFGQLFRPDNFVFGQSGAGNNWAKGHYTEGAELVDSVLDVVRKESENCDCLQGFQLTHSLGGGTGSGMGTLLISKIREEYPDRIMNTFSVMPSPKVSDTVVEPYNATLSVHQLVENTDETFSIDNEALYDICFRTLKLTTPTYGDLNHLVSATMSGVTTCLRFPGQLNADLRKLAVNMVPFPRLHFFMPGFAPLTSRGSQQYRALSVPELTQQMFDAKNMMAACDPRHGRYLTVAAIFRGRMSMKEVDEQMLSVQNKNSSYFVEWIPNNVKTAVCDIPPRGLKMSATFIGNSTAIQELFRRISEQFTAMFRRKAFLHWYTGEGMDEMEFTEAESNMNDLVSEYQQYQDATADEMGEYEEDEMEDEEEVRHDVRH
- the LOC117826194 gene encoding tubulin beta chain-like isoform X3; translated protein: MDSVRSGPFGQLFRPDNFVFGQSGAGNNWAKGHYTEGAELVDSVLDVVRKESENCDCLQGFQLTHSLGGGTGSGMGTLLISKIREEYPDRIMNTFSVMPSPKVSDTVVEPYNATLSVHQLVENTDETFSIDNEALYDICFRTLKLTTPTYGDLNHLVSATMSGVTTCLRFPGQLNADLRKLAVNMVPFPRLHFFMPGFAPLTSRGSQQYRALSVPELTQQMFDAKNMMAACDPRHGRYLTVAAIFRGRMSMKEVDEQMLSVQNKNSSYFVEWIPNNVKTAVCDIPPRGLKMSATFIGNSTAIQELFRRISEQFTAMFRRKAFLHWYTGEGMDEMEFTEAESNMNDLVSEYQQYQDATADEMGEYEEDEMEDEEEVRHDVRH